From one uncultured Paludibacter sp. genomic stretch:
- a CDS encoding Delta-1-pyrroline-5-carboxylate dehydrogenase L-proline dehydrogenase produces the protein METVRTNEVIEWAKDFLKKAEKEITTDELKEQQKYAVLVQNPNDKVLMTKMLDETSQIRDKAKLSKRIKLLISEYGVPEFFNGYEKVLLKLYTSIGYLFPAVSVPFFKKYLRTSTNKVIINEREDLLKAHLGSRKQQKIGXNVNLLGEVVIGDNEARKRYEHYLEGLKDPNINYISVKLSGIYAQINALNHEQNKKDLCKLMGNIYQQAMDYPFTDENGNKTXKFVNLDMEEYKDADLTMDVFISTLSEPXFKNLTAGVVIQAYLPDATRLQDELLAFAKKRVAEGGAPLKMRLVKGANLAMESIISSLKGWENPIYDTKIEVDANYLKVLDKALLPENAKVVSVGVASHNFFTIGYAFLLAKKNGVEEFVTFEMLEGMANHLPRVMRHLEKQIILYTPVVKDEHFLNAVSYLVRRMDENTGKDNFLTYSFNLKEGSKEWNFLKEQFEKAMELKDKVSTTPKRTQNRLKKAEPKKDISGYKNEPDTDFDLKPNKEWADNIRKKWMKSLNDKPYQIPVQIGDKETEGEKKTSYFXHNQTEKIXVCEVSQSSKEQVKEIIQIAXKDASGWRXKSLKERTEXLNKVADNLANDRXNLIGCMSAITGKTFGEGDVEVSEAIDFCRYYPYSMKTFEDLETVSYAPKGIILVIPPWNFPTAIPVGGVASALAGGNTVILKPATVAFPIAWEFAQSFWNAGVPKDALQVVCTATRDALNXLXTHPXIKHIILTGGTDTAFRILEVNPKTPLSAETGGKNAIILTASGDRDHAIMSVVKSAFSNAGQKCSACSLFMVEKSVYDDLGFREKLVDAVTSARTGSAWDGGNIVGPMVTNNNDKMLHAIENLEEGESWLVKPEFIDKDKYILKPSVKWGVKPGSYTFTTELFGPVLSVVRIENLQHGIDLVNGGEYGLTSGLDSLDESERELWKNSXEAGNLYINRGITGAIVQRQPFGGMKRSAFGGGIKAGGPNYVSCFVNFEEKGVSANIDVKIDGQIKNLLSEKEQARYAYATESYRKNWEKEFAVEHLTQELVGEKNIFRYRPLKNMVFRMLPDDKLIDVLMVIAAASVSNTNLTISMDENDEKTSNIKSLSQQKFTLITQTDDEFIKTMDDFERVRTCSENLPDSYYLQAAKLGKYIAITPPLAEGRVELLHYVKEQSVSYEYHRYGSFSEEDAK, from the coding sequence ATGGAAACAGTTCGTACAAACGAAGTTATTGAATGGGCAAAAGATTTTCTGAAAAAAGCTGAAAAAGAAATCACCACCGATGAATTAAAAGAGCAGCAGAAGTATGCNGTTTTAGTTCAAAATCCGAACGATAAAGTGCTTATGACCAAGATGTTGGATGAAACTTCACAAATTCGGGACAAAGCAAAATTATCCAAACGCATCAAACTATTGATTAGTGAATACGGTGTTCCTGAATTTTTCAACGGATACGAAAAAGTGCTGTTAAAACTTTACACCTCCATTGGTTATTTGTTTCCGGCTGTTTCTGTGCCTTTTTTCAAAAAATATTTACGNACATCAACCAATAAAGTAATTATCAATGAACGTGAAGACTTGCTGAAAGCGCATCTTGGCTCGCGTAAGCAACAAAAAATCGGTCANAATGTAAATTTACTGGGAGAAGTAGTGATTGGCGATAACGAAGCCCGTAAACGTTATGAACACTATTTAGAAGGATTGAAAGACCCGAACATAAACTATATTTCAGTAAAACTTTCCGGTATTTATGCGCAAATCAACGCATTAAATCACGAACAAAATAAAAAAGACCTGTGCAAATTGATGGGAAATATCTATCAACAGGCAATGGATTATCCTTTTACAGACGAAAATGGAAATAAAACNAANAAATTCGTCAATTTGGATATGGAAGAATACAAAGACGCCGATTTAACAATGGACGTGTTTATCAGTACNTTATCCGAACCGAGNTTTAAAAATCTTACTGCCGGCGTGGTAATTCAAGCGTATTTGCCGGATGCAACCCGACTTCAGGATGAATTGCTCGCTTTTGCTAAAAAACGCGTTGCCGAAGGCGGCGCTCCGCTTAAAATGCGTTTGGTAAAAGGCGCGAATTTAGCAATGGAAAGCATTATTTCTTCTTTAAAAGGTTGGGAAAATCCGATTTACGATACCAAAATTGAAGTGGATGCCAATTATTTGAAAGTGTTGGATAAAGCATTATTACCCGAAAATGCAAAAGTGGTAAGTGTTGGTGTGGCTTCACACAATTTCTTTACTATCGGTTATGCGTTTTTATTGGCAAAAAAGAACGGAGTGGAAGAATTTGTTACATTTGAAATGCTGGAAGGAATGGCAAATCATTTGCCGCGTGTAATGCGCCACCTCGAAAAACAGATTATTCTTTATACTCCGGTGGTTAAAGACGAACATTTTCTGAACGCTGTGTCTTACTTGGTGCGTCGTATGGATGAAAATACCGGAAAAGACAATTTCTTGACCTATTCTTTTAACTTGAAAGAAGGAAGCAAGGAATGGAATTTCTTAAAAGAGCAGTTTGAAAAAGCAATGGAATTGAAGGACAAAGTTTCAACAACGCCAAAACGCACTCAAAACCGCCTGAAAAAAGCAGAACCTAAAAAAGATATTTCCGGATATAAAAATGAGCCCGATACCGATTTTGACCTGAAACCAAACAAAGAGTGGGCGGATAATATCCGTAAAAAATGGATGAAATCCCTCAATGACAAACCTTATCAAATTCCGGTACAAATTGGCGATAAAGAAACGGAAGGAGAGAAAAAAACATCCTATTTCGANCATAATCAAACAGAAAAAATANGTGTTTGTGAAGTTTCGCAATCAAGCAAAGAACAGGTAAAAGAAATCATTCAAATTGCCGANAAAGATGCATCGGGATGGAGAANAAAATCGTTGAAAGAACGTACGGAAATNCTGAATAAAGTTGCAGATAATTTGGCAAACGACAGGGNAAATTTAATCGGTTGTATGTCGGCTATCACTGGAAAAACCTTTGGAGAAGGCGATGTGGAAGTTTCGGAAGCCATTGACTTTTGTCGTTATTATCCGTATTCAATGAAAACTTTTGAAGATTTGGAAACTGTTTCTTACGCTCCCAAAGGCATTATTCTCGTTATTCCGCCCTGGAATTTCCCAACCGCTATTCCTGTAGGTGGTGTTGCATCTGCATTGGCAGGCGGAAACACCGTAATTTTGAAACCGGCAACAGTTGCTTTCCCAATTGCTTGGGAATTTGCACAAAGTTTTTGGAATGCAGGCGTACCTAAAGATGCCTTGCAGGTGGTTTGCACGGCTACGCGTGATGCATTGAACNAACTTANCACACATCCTTNCATCAAGCATATTATTCTCACAGGTGGAACAGATACGGCTTTCCGTATTTTGGAAGTAAATCCGAAAACACCGCTTTCAGCAGAAACAGGCGGAAAAAATGCCATTATTCTTACCGCCAGCGGCGACCGCGATCACGCCATTATGAGCGTGGTAAAATCAGCGTTCAGTAATGCAGGGCAAAAATGTTCGGCATGTTCGCTGTTTATGGTTGAAAAAAGTGTGTACGATGATCTGGGTTTTCGTGAAAAATTGGTGGATGCGGTTACAAGTGCGCGTACCGGAAGTGCGTGGGACGGTGGAAATATTGTGGGTCCGATGGTTACAAACAACAACGATAAAATGTTGCACGCCATCGAAAATTTGGAAGAAGGTGAAAGTTGGCTGGTAAAACCGGAATTTATTGATAAAGATAAATATATTTTGAAACCATCTGTAAAATGGGGCGTAAAACCCGGAAGTTATACGTTTACCACCGAACTTTTCGGACCTGTTTTGAGTGTTGTCCGCATTGAAAATCTGCAACACGGCATTGATTTGGTAAATGGAGGCGAATATGGTTTAACTTCCGGNTTGGATAGTTTGGACGAAAGCGAACGTGAATTGTGGAAAAATTCCNTTGAAGCAGGAAATTTATATATCAATCGCGGAATTACCGGAGCCATCGTGCAGCGTCAACCGTTTGGAGGAATGAAACGTTCTGCCTTTGGCGGAGGAATTAAAGCGGGAGGACCAAATTATGTTTCTTGTTTTGTGAATTTTGAAGAAAAAGGAGTTTCAGCAAATATTGATGTGAAAATTGACGGACAAATAAAGAATTTATTGTCAGAAAAAGAACAGGCAAGATACGCTTATGCAACGGAAAGTTACCGTAAAAATTGGGAAAAAGAATTTGCAGTAGAACATTTAACGCAAGAATTGGTAGGAGAGAAGAACATCTTCCGTTATCGTCCGTTGAAAAATATGGTGTTCAGAATGTTACCCGACGATAAACTGATTGATGTTTTAATGGTGATTGCTGCTGCATCCGTTTCTAATACCAACTTAACCATAAGTATGGATGAAAATGATGAAAAAACGTCTAATATCAAATCTTTATCGCAACAAAAATTTACATTGATTACACAAACCGATGATGAATTTATAAAAACAATGGATGATTTTGAACGCGTTCGCACTTGTTCTGAAAATCTTCCTGATAGTTATTATTTGCAAGCCGCCAAACTCGGAAAATACATTGCAATCACGCCTCCGTTGGCAGAAGGACGAGTTGAATTGCTTCATTACGTAAAAGAACAAAGTGTTTCGTATGAATATCACCGTTACGGAAGTTTCTCGGAAGAAGATGCCAAATAA
- a CDS encoding Aminotransferase class I and II yields the protein MISKQLVDELFAQFGTDDITQLSIREVGKLVSMIEQESGVEFIHMEMGVPGLPPSQIGIEAEKEALDKGLAQFYPNIEGIEPAKTEIARFAKLFMNLDVSPKQCIPTVGGMQGSFAALLAAARTNPEKPYTLFIDPGFPVQKSQLHLMGVPFKTFDLLNYRGEKLKGKLEEFLKEGNICSICYSSPNNPSWICFTDEELKTIGELANKYDVIVIEDLAYFGMDFRQNYGFAGIEPYQPTIAHYAENYILLLSTSKIFSYAGQRIGMMIFSEKSYSRKYPNLKNYFTSDTLGHFIPYGVLYATTAGTSHTAQYALTKMLKAANDNQLNFTEALHLYGEKAKRMKEVFLSHGFYIVYNDNKRELADGFYFTIAYPDLTSAELMRKFLYYGISAISLAITGSENPNGLRACVSYVGLDQIPVLEERLKEFDKEMKMNL from the coding sequence ATGATTTCAAAACAACTTGTAGACGAGCTTTTTGCTCAATTCGGAACCGATGATATCACACAGCTTTCTATTCGTGAAGTAGGAAAATTGGTGAGTATGATAGAGCAGGAGAGTGGTGTGGAATTTATCCATATGGAAATGGGCGTGCCGGGACTTCCACCTTCGCAAATTGGAATTGAGGCAGAAAAAGAAGCGTTAGACAAAGGACTTGCACAATTTTATCCCAATATTGAAGGGATAGAACCTGCTAAAACAGAAATTGCCCGTTTTGCAAAGTTATTTATGAATTTGGATGTTTCACCCAAGCAATGTATTCCCACAGTGGGAGGGATGCAGGGAAGTTTCGCGGCTTTGCTTGCCGCAGCGCGTACTAATCCCGAAAAACCTTACACGCTGTTTATTGATCCCGGATTTCCTGTGCAAAAATCGCAACTGCATTTGATGGGTGTTCCTTTCAAAACATTCGATTTGCTCAATTACAGAGGCGAGAAACTAAAGGGAAAATTAGAAGAATTTCTCAAAGAGGGGAATATTTGCTCTATTTGTTATTCTTCTCCCAACAATCCTTCTTGGATTTGTTTTACAGACGAAGAATTGAAAACCATAGGCGAATTGGCAAATAAATACGATGTGATTGTTATTGAAGATTTAGCTTATTTTGGAATGGATTTTCGTCAGAATTATGGTTTTGCAGGCATAGAACCTTATCAACCAACCATTGCACATTATGCTGAAAACTATATTTTATTGCTTTCCACATCCAAAATTTTCAGTTATGCCGGACAGCGAATAGGGATGATGATTTTTAGCGAGAAAAGTTATTCGCGCAAATATCCAAATTTAAAAAACTATTTTACATCCGATACGCTCGGACATTTTATTCCCTATGGCGTTTTATATGCCACCACTGCGGGAACCTCACACACGGCACAATATGCTCTTACAAAAATGCTGAAAGCGGCGAACGACAATCAATTGAATTTTACGGAAGCATTACATTTATATGGCGAAAAAGCAAAAAGAATGAAAGAAGTTTTTCTCAGTCACGGTTTTTACATTGTGTATAACGACAATAAACGTGAACTGGCTGACGGTTTTTATTTTACCATTGCTTATCCGGACTTGACCAGTGCGGAACTGATGCGAAAATTCCTTTACTACGGCATCAGCGCCATTTCGTTAGCCATTACCGGCAGTGAAAACCCAAATGGTTTGCGCGCGTGTGTATCTTATGTTGGGTTGGATCAAATTCCTGTGTTGGAAGAGAGGTTGAAAGAATTTGATAAAGAAATGAAAATGAATTTATAA
- a CDS encoding Amino acid-binding ACT domain protein → MTIRQLSVFLENKPGYLDEMLSVLAKNNINIKALTIADTSDYGIVRLLVSDPQLALEKLREEHYTVRIHDILSLEMDAAPGSMYKILDLFTKAGISIEYIYAFSFGDKSVMVLRTDNREKAVEVILKNNLKSITEEELR, encoded by the coding sequence ATGACCATTCGTCAACTTTCTGTTTTTTTGGAAAACAAACCGGGTTATTTGGATGAAATGCTTTCGGTTTTAGCAAAAAACAATATTAATATTAAAGCGCTGACCATTGCCGATACCAGCGATTATGGCATTGTTCGGCTTTTGGTTTCCGATCCGCAATTAGCGTTGGAAAAACTTCGCGAAGAGCATTACACGGTTCGTATTCACGATATTTTATCGTTGGAAATGGATGCAGCGCCGGGTTCTATGTATAAAATCCTTGATTTATTTACCAAAGCCGGAATAAGCATCGAATATATTTATGCTTTTAGTTTTGGAGATAAATCGGTGATGGTATTACGCACCGATAACCGCGAAAAAGCAGTGGAAGTTATCCTAAAAAACAATTTAAAATCAATTACGGAAGAAGAACTTCGTTAG
- a CDS encoding conserved hypothetical protein (Evidence 4 : Unknown function but conserved in other organisms): MKNRLNILTLLLFISVSLFSQQVRPVKNIILMISDGTSLSALSASRWLKVYRNEGDKLNIDPYLCGTVTTFSSNAPIGDSAPTTSCYVDGIPAQAANIAMYPSVDEGNDLVKLDSAMTYQPLTTLLEAMQWEQKKSSGLVVTCEFPHATPADCSAHYYNRNNYSAIAPQMAFNNLNVMFGGGTGIVTDVMKKYFTETGTTYLENDKKGMLSYAGNKIWALFGERELPYDLDRDTTRIPSLAQMTNKALQILNKNKNGFFLMVEGSKVDWAAHANDPIGIMTEFLAFDKAVGEAINFAKKDKNTLVVVTADHGNSGFSIGRNGLSKSYTTLTLDDLFGTVSKFKHTAEGLEKILINTKPKDIKSVFKENTGIDLTDEELKALLSSENYHSEDYTKVGTGENMTAHIISILNSHTPFGFTTHGHTGEEVFLALYHPQGDITLGNRRNTELHKYMYKASGLKTSLATFNSNKYAKHTEVFANADYKIEIAADKSAKLVVKKGNNILEIPAFSSVAMLNGKSFNMGSVAVYVDKNNTFYISKNLSEKLK; the protein is encoded by the coding sequence ATGAAAAACAGATTGAATATCCTTACTTTACTTTTATTTATCTCCGTATCATTATTTTCACAACAAGTTCGTCCCGTTAAGAACATTATTTTGATGATTTCGGACGGAACATCACTGTCGGCGTTGTCAGCATCACGATGGTTAAAAGTATATCGAAATGAAGGAGATAAATTAAATATCGACCCTTATTTGTGCGGTACGGTTACTACTTTTTCTTCCAATGCACCCATCGGAGATTCCGCACCTACCACTTCGTGTTACGTTGATGGAATTCCAGCACAAGCAGCGAATATTGCAATGTATCCGTCTGTTGACGAAGGAAACGATTTAGTTAAATTGGACTCCGCAATGACTTATCAACCACTTACAACGCTTTTAGAAGCAATGCAATGGGAACAGAAAAAGTCTTCGGGTTTGGTAGTAACTTGTGAATTTCCGCACGCAACGCCTGCCGATTGTTCCGCGCACTACTATAATCGCAATAATTACAGTGCAATAGCGCCTCAAATGGCTTTTAATAACCTGAATGTAATGTTTGGAGGCGGTACAGGCATTGTTACTGATGTTATGAAAAAATATTTTACAGAAACAGGAACAACCTATCTTGAAAACGACAAAAAAGGAATGCTTTCTTACGCCGGAAATAAAATCTGGGCATTGTTTGGAGAGCGCGAATTACCTTATGATTTGGATAGAGATACAACTCGAATTCCATCTTTAGCTCAAATGACAAATAAAGCATTGCAAATTCTGAATAAAAATAAAAACGGATTTTTCCTGATGGTGGAAGGAAGCAAAGTGGATTGGGCGGCTCACGCAAACGACCCGATTGGCATTATGACTGAATTTTTGGCGTTCGATAAAGCTGTGGGAGAAGCTATTAATTTTGCAAAAAAAGATAAAAACACGCTTGTTGTTGTAACTGCAGATCACGGAAACAGTGGATTTTCCATTGGTAGAAACGGCTTAAGTAAAAGTTATACAACATTAACATTGGACGATTTATTTGGAACCGTTTCTAAATTTAAACACACTGCCGAAGGATTGGAAAAAATCTTAATTAACACAAAACCGAAAGATATAAAAAGCGTTTTTAAGGAAAATACCGGTATTGATTTGACTGATGAAGAATTAAAAGCGCTGTTAAGTTCTGAAAATTATCATTCGGAAGATTACACCAAGGTAGGAACGGGCGAAAATATGACAGCACATATTATAAGTATATTAAATTCGCACACGCCCTTTGGTTTTACCACCCACGGACATACCGGCGAAGAAGTATTTTTGGCTCTTTATCATCCGCAAGGCGATATTACTTTAGGAAATCGCAGAAATACAGAATTGCACAAATATATGTACAAAGCATCAGGATTAAAAACATCGCTTGCTACATTCAACTCAAATAAATACGCCAAACATACCGAAGTTTTTGCTAATGCGGATTATAAGATAGAAATTGCAGCCGATAAATCCGCAAAACTTGTAGTAAAAAAAGGAAATAACATTTTGGAAATTCCTGCATTTTCGTCTGTTGCAATGTTAAACGGAAAATCTTTCAATATGGGTTCTGTTGCAGTATATGTGGATAAAAACAATACGTTTTATATTTCCAAAAATTTGTCGGAGAAGTTGAAATAA
- the paaK gene encoding phenylacetyl-CoA ligase (Evidence 2a : Function from experimental evidences in other organisms; PubMedId : 10766858, 12846838, 9748275; Product type e : enzyme): MPIWNKEIECMPQEAMRKLQGERLRSLVERVYSNVPFYKMKMDAIGVKPSDIHTIDDIVKLPFTYKQDLRDNYPFGLFAVPMKEIVRVHASSGTTGKPTTVGYTIEDIRNWREVVARCFGMCGIDHHDIMQVSYGYGLFTGGLGVHYGAEKVGCSVIPISGGNTRRQLQLMADFGSTVLACTPSYALHLADAMSEFGYSLDDMKLRVGVFGAEPWTENMRKELERKWGINAFDIYGLSEIMGPGVANDCIHHQGLHVHEDHFYPEIVHPDTKQPLPDGEEGELVFTTLTKEGIPLLRYNTRDLSTLNREKCECGRTLVRMKKITGRSDDMLIIRGVNLFPSQIEHVLLEMGETSAHYMLYVDRTNNLDTLELQVELDESKLTDTIKDLQNLSKRIEHALNSAIGLSVKVTLVEPKTIARSEGKAKRVIDRRVQ; encoded by the coding sequence ATGCCTATTTGGAACAAAGAAATAGAGTGTATGCCGCAAGAAGCGATGCGGAAATTACAAGGAGAACGATTACGTTCACTGGTGGAAAGAGTGTATAGTAATGTACCGTTTTATAAAATGAAAATGGACGCTATCGGAGTAAAACCATCCGATATTCACACCATTGATGATATTGTAAAATTACCGTTTACGTATAAACAAGATTTGCGAGATAATTATCCGTTTGGACTTTTTGCCGTACCAATGAAAGAAATTGTACGCGTACACGCGTCGAGTGGAACCACCGGAAAACCTACTACGGTGGGTTATACCATCGAAGATATTCGTAATTGGCGGGAAGTGGTGGCACGTTGCTTTGGAATGTGCGGTATTGATCATCACGATATTATGCAAGTTTCGTATGGTTATGGACTTTTTACGGGCGGTTTAGGCGTTCATTACGGAGCAGAAAAAGTAGGTTGTTCCGTAATTCCTATTTCAGGAGGAAACACACGTCGCCAACTCCAATTAATGGCAGATTTTGGCTCTACAGTTTTGGCTTGCACCCCTTCGTACGCGCTTCATTTGGCAGATGCAATGTCTGAATTTGGTTATTCATTGGACGATATGAAATTACGTGTAGGTGTTTTTGGCGCTGAACCCTGGACGGAAAATATGCGGAAAGAATTGGAGCGAAAATGGGGAATAAACGCTTTTGATATTTATGGTTTAAGTGAAATTATGGGACCGGGAGTAGCAAATGATTGCATTCATCACCAGGGACTTCACGTACACGAAGACCATTTTTATCCTGAAATCGTACACCCCGACACAAAACAACCGCTTCCTGACGGAGAAGAAGGTGAATTGGTTTTCACCACACTTACAAAAGAAGGAATTCCACTTTTACGTTATAATACACGAGATCTTTCCACTCTTAACCGTGAAAAATGTGAATGTGGACGTACGTTGGTGCGTATGAAGAAAATTACCGGACGCAGCGACGATATGTTAATTATTCGAGGAGTAAATCTTTTTCCATCGCAAATTGAACACGTACTTCTCGAAATGGGCGAAACATCAGCGCATTATATGTTATATGTAGACAGAACAAATAATTTGGACACGCTCGAACTTCAGGTAGAATTGGACGAAAGCAAACTTACCGATACCATTAAAGATTTGCAAAATCTCTCAAAACGCATTGAGCACGCTTTAAATAGCGCTATAGGTTTAAGCGTAAAAGTAACTTTGGTAGAACCAAAAACCATTGCACGAAGTGAAGGAAAAGCAAAACGGGTAATTGACAGAAGAGTACAATAG
- a CDS encoding putative Acetyltransferase (GNAT) family protein (Evidence 3 : Putative function from multiple computational evidences) has translation MIEDFRIEKYQDGQENIIYNLIKKVYDEFVAIDYSEEGNAFFYDWIKPSKIAERQHQQVNIWLVFVEKELVGMIEIRDNKFISLLFVDKEYQKQGIAKKLFEKSLTEIIQRDASLDTFYVHASPYSIPIYKKLGFVEMDIMXEENGIKYLPMKIMIKR, from the coding sequence ATGATAGAAGATTTTAGAATTGAAAAATACCAAGACGGTCAAGAGAACATTATTTACAATCTGATAAAAAAGGTATATGACGAGTTTGTCGCTATTGATTATAGCGAAGAAGGGAATGCTTTCTTTTACGATTGGATAAAACCATCAAAAATTGCTGAAAGACAACATCAACAAGTAAATATTTGGCTTGTATTTGTTGAAAAAGAATTGGTTGGAATGATTGAGATTAGAGATAATAAATTTATATCATTGCTTTTTGTTGACAAAGAATATCAAAAACAAGGCATTGCCAAAAAACTTTTTGAAAAATCATTAACAGAAATTATTCAAAGAGATGCAAGTTTGGATACATTTTATGTTCACGCTTCGCCGTATTCTATCCCCATCTATAAAAAACTGGGATTTGTTGAAATGGATATTATGCANGAGGAAAATGGAATTAAATATTTACCAATGAAAATAATGATTAAAAGATAA
- a CDS encoding exported hypothetical protein (Evidence 5 : Unknown function) — protein sequence MKRKFYFTFVIALAVTLSYGQNAYNFNPKDEYQFKAASADGEVYAVKFNTSEKKVDETILIDLKTNQSRKTIYNENGYPEETYQNEKLYVYNDNDGEISMLSANEYENQQLMKDAQILKSQGINLGFMDKLVVDNSNWLEKISQNKKYIDMAVVTVAYCETTLACLGTGVNPVLAIPCASGLVNLIGKNYNSTNPELSETMDVVSGGVDFLHDYIVKGKKIDAWDQVVNLIDETNSYYNERKEKMHQNAELIRASLKEEREMKRNQSYEEKTDCDPVSVSQKGGIIEKAVKKLDAVDLEIKAIDDNLVKLFKAGKLTKEITASENTRKKSLQDKKIEIKKAAADEFNDSLKSPKPYSWKKTDGEAYYSITGLKFTGIRWNKYDDMPSVNFEVTFSSRMKPKYVMILGEMKKFETYMMNLGFQWYDKKMKLTNGMLVVNKDFRAAGKLTFAIRWFDFLNTPVINFNKSDFRVDYSLPQK from the coding sequence ATGAAAAGAAAATTTTATTTTACATTTGTCATTGCACTTGCCGTAACATTATCTTATGGGCAAAATGCGTACAATTTCAATCCAAAAGATGAATACCAGTTCAAAGCTGCAAGTGCCGACGGTGAAGTTTATGCCGTAAAATTCAACACATCAGAAAAAAAAGTGGATGAAACTATATTAATTGATTTAAAGACAAATCAGTCTAGAAAAACCATTTATAATGAAAATGGATACCCGGAAGAAACATATCAGAATGAAAAATTATATGTTTATAACGATAATGATGGTGAAATCAGCATGTTATCTGCCAATGAATATGAGAACCAACAATTGATGAAAGATGCTCAAATTCTTAAATCTCAAGGAATAAATCTTGGTTTTATGGATAAATTGGTCGTAGATAATTCTAACTGGCTCGAAAAAATATCGCAAAATAAAAAATATATTGATATGGCAGTAGTTACAGTAGCTTATTGTGAAACTACTTTAGCGTGTCTGGGAACAGGTGTAAATCCTGTTTTAGCTATTCCTTGTGCATCGGGATTAGTAAATTTAATAGGAAAAAACTATAATTCTACCAATCCTGAATTATCAGAAACTATGGATGTGGTATCAGGAGGTGTGGATTTTTTGCATGATTATATTGTAAAAGGAAAAAAAATAGATGCTTGGGATCAGGTTGTGAATCTTATTGATGAGACTAATTCTTATTACAACGAGCGTAAAGAAAAAATGCATCAGAACGCAGAACTTATTAGAGCTTCGCTGAAAGAAGAACGTGAGATGAAACGCAATCAGTCTTATGAGGAAAAAACAGATTGTGATCCCGTTTCAGTGTCTCAAAAAGGTGGTATTATAGAAAAAGCTGTTAAAAAATTAGATGCTGTTGATTTAGAAATAAAAGCAATTGATGACAATTTGGTCAAATTATTCAAAGCTGGAAAACTTACCAAAGAAATAACGGCATCGGAAAATACACGTAAAAAGAGCTTGCAAGACAAAAAAATAGAAATAAAAAAAGCTGCTGCGGATGAATTTAATGATTCTCTCAAATCTCCCAAACCTTATAGTTGGAAAAAAACAGACGGAGAAGCATATTATTCCATTACCGGATTGAAATTTACCGGCATTCGATGGAATAAATACGATGATATGCCTTCTGTAAACTTTGAAGTTACATTTTCATCACGTATGAAACCCAAATATGTTATGATTCTTGGAGAAATGAAAAAATTTGAAACCTATATGATGAATCTCGGCTTTCAATGGTACGACAAAAAAATGAAATTAACCAACGGAATGTTAGTTGTAAATAAAGATTTTAGAGCGGCAGGAAAATTGACTTTTGCAATTCGCTGGTTCGACTTTTTAAATACACCGGTTATCAACTTTAATAAATCTGATTTCAGGGTAGATTATTCATTACCTCAGAAATAA